TTGATCGGCCCAGAGCGGTTGGCATCGTTGCACGCTTCGGCGCGACCTCACGCCGGCCGAGACACTGACTGTCCCGCTGCCGGAGGTTGGCGCTGCCGGGCGCTTGCACCACCACCCCCACTGCTGCCGAGTGCGCCGGGACCACGTCCCGCGAGTGGGGTGATGTGCACGGGAGTCAGCTTGGACAGGATGGCGGTTGGTGATCTTGCCGTCATGGCATGACCTGTGTCGTTTCCACGCGGTGTGCCGTGCTGTACGAGATCGGCGTCGACGACCGGGACCGGCGCCGCCAGCGCTACCCCGAGCCCGCCGGCCGCTGAACGTCGCCCACGACGCCGGGCGCGTCCTTGCGTACGAAGGGCCTGCCCGGCGCCCGGAGCCGATCTGCCGCTTGTTTGTTTTCTGACCGCCGACGCCGGCGCGGAGGCCGACGGCCCGGCGCGTACGCCACGGGTGGGTGGCGTGGCTGCCGGGCCGTCAGTCACTCACGCGGTCTCACTTCCCGTGCAAACCCCTGCGACGACGTCCGCGAAGCACCAGCACGCCGCCAGCAGCGATGACCAGCAGGCCGCCGAAGGCGCTGTACGTGACAACAGCGTTGCTCGCCCCGGTGGAAGCCAGGTCGCCGGACGCGCTGCTCGGGCTCGCCTGGCCGACGGGCGCGCTGATCCCCCCCTGCGCACGGGTGCCGATCGTGCCGGAGGAGGAGACAACCGGCGTGGGGGCGGTCGGCGTGGGGGCGGGCGTCGGCTTGTCAGCTATGGCGGTCCCCGGCGCGGGCTTCAGCTGAAGAGTCGTGATCGAGTACGGCGGCAGCGTCTGTGCGACCGCCGTGCCCCGCTTCGCCGTCGTCAGGGCGGTGCCTCCCTTGGCGTACGAAACGGTCGTGACCGCCCCTGCGGCCGGGGTGAATCCGGCGTACGAGAGCGACACCTGCGCCGCGTTCTGCGGGCTCTTGTTGGTCAGCATGACGTTCAGACCGCCGGTGCTGTTCCGCACCGCGTGCACAGTGACCGACGAGTTGCCCGAGGACGACTTGACGATGGTGTCGCCAGGCTTCGCCAGTGAGGTCAGCGAGCGGATGCCCCAGTAGGTGGGGAAGGTTGTGTCGCGCGGCGGTTCGCACTTCCCCCCGGCGCAGGTGCCGGCGGAGAGAATGCCCCCGTCCTGGTAGTCGGTCTGGCCGTTGACGGTGGTGGGTGCTTGGTCCGTGCCGTTGTGCAGGTTCCACCAGTCCACGTGGGTGGCACCCTGCTCGAACCAGGTCATGTAGGTGTCCGGCGCGAACAGGGCCGCGGCCTGGCTGGTCAAGGCGGGCGAGCCGACGCCGTCGGTCTCGGTGACCGCGATCTCCACCGAAGCGGCGCGCGAGCCCGCGTACTTGGCGATCAGCGAGCGCAGCTCGGACGTGGTACCGGCGATCCGGGAGGGGGTGTTCAGCAGGTCGGCCGTGGTGGTGCCGCCCGGATACCAGTGGACGATGACGAAGTCGATCGAGCTTCCCGCGATGGAGAGCACCGTGTTGTTCCAGTCGGCGCTGTCACCGGGAGCCTTCTCCTTGTCCGGCCAGCCGCCGGGGGTGGTGAGCACCGCTCCGATCTTCACCGTCGGGTCCACGGCCTTCATCGCCTTCGCGTAGGCGACCAGGTTCTTCCCGTACTCCCTCGGGCTCTTGTCGGCGTGATTGTCGATTTCCCAGCCCTTGCCGTTGCCGTAGTGCCCGTTGCCGTATACCTCGTTGCCGATCTCCCAGTACTTCACGCCGTAGCCCTTGTCGACGTTGGAGTACTTGACCCAGTCGGCGGCCTCCTGGGGGGTGCCGGAACCGTAGTTCGCGGTCAGGATCGGCTGGGCGCCGACCTTCTTCGCGGTGGCCATGAAGCGATCAAAGTTGGTGTTGGAGGGGATCCAGCCGCTGCCGTCGCCGGAGGTATGGGTCTTCCAGTGGTAGTCGTCCGCGCCGGAGCCACCGGGATAGCGCAGCTGCCGAACTCCCGCCGCCTTCATCAGCGATGTCACCTTGGCGTCCCCCATGTGCTCGTCGCCGAAGCCCGTGTTGAGGCCGACACCACTGCTGGGCACCGTGCCCAAGGAGGTGCGGGCATCCACACGGATGCCGATGGTCGGCGCTGCGCCCGCGCTGGGCGCCAGGGCGCCGACGCCGACCGAGGCGGCGAGCACCGCCACCGCCCCCGCGACAAAGCGGCGGCGCATCCGGCTACGGCGGGGCGTGCGACCCCGAGGCATCGGCTGCTCGGCGGATCTCGGGTTGTCTGGTGACACGTGGGGCTCCGATCGGGTGTTGACACAGAGGGCGTAGCGCCGCTGACCACGGCTCGCCCTCGTCGGTACACCCCCCAAGTGGCCACCCAGAGCGAAAAGGTTGCCGCTTCAATCGTTTATTCGCCGAGACGCGGTCGCACCGTGTCACCGGACCCGGTGACACGGTGCCCCGGTGACACGCCCCGGGCTCCCTTTCCACCTCGACGGCGCGAACCATCACATGCTTCCGGCCGCACACCGCCCCGCGGTGGCCGAGCGGCTGAAGCCGCACAGGAAGCACAGGAAGAGGGTCGCCTCACGGGCGTTGATGTCCTCGGGTAGATCGAGGCCGCCAGCCGTACAGCACCATCCCGACGGTGCCGCGTGCCGGGTGCAGCCCGAGAGTTCCTCCTCGCCGGGCCTACCGATCGAGATGTGGTGCGCTACCGGGGGCATCATGGCGACAGTCTGGGGCGATCAGGGTCAGCGCCGGAAACGCGGGGCTCAGGTCCGATCCCTGCCGAGACTGCACCCGAACCAGGTCGGCGCGCGCGAAGACGATAGTCCTGAACCCGTCCGGCTTCTGCTCGTAGTGCAGCGATCCGGGCAGCATGCCGTCGGGCGGCAGTGCAGGCCGGGCCTCGGCAAGCATCGGGTCAAATCGGAGGAGTCAGGACCACACGCCACACCTACCCCCTGCCAGTCCGGTCGGCGCGCCGAGCGGATCCGAAGGGTCGGTGACGGCCCCCAGCCACGGGTGGCACAGTGGCAGCATGTGCGGCCGATACGTTTCCACCCGCAGCCCCCACGACCTCGCCCCCCTCTTCCACGTCTCCTTCGTTCCGACTACCCCGCCGTCCCGGCCCCGCAGAAGGAACTGGGCGGAACGCCGCGGACTCACGAGGTGGCCAAGCCGTAGGCGAAGACCGGAGAGGCGCCGTCGCGTTCCGTCCGTACCGAGGCGGCCGTCACCGCGTGTCCGGCGTCCCTTCGTCCGGTCCTCGCCTGCGGCCTGCTGCTGCGTTCTGGCCTGCCCGACCGCTGCCACAACGTACCGGGCCGCGACACCGACCAGCAGCAAGTTGGCTGTCATCTGCTCAGTGACCAGCAACCCCGGTTCGCTGCGCGGACTGATGTCGCCGAAACCGACCGTGCTGAACACGGTCACGGTGAAGTACAGCGCGTCGGACCGCGACAGCGGCTCGCTGAAACGGTCGGAGGCGTTGTGCTCGATCAGGCGGTAGGTCGTAGCGAACAGGAGCAGATAGATCGGGAGGGTCGTCCCCAGGGCTTCCATGGCCCGCAGCCCGGGCCGCTGCGAGCGCGATATCTTCCGGACCTGCCAGGACAGGAGCAGAGCCACCACCGCGATGCCGCCGACGAGCCCGAGGACGAGCTGCGGCAGCAGCTGTGCCAGACCCCGGAAATTTGTGATGCTCCGTGAGTCGTGGCTCATTCCGGACGTGTCAGGAGACATGAAGGGCCGGGAGTTTCCCGGCCCTTCATGGTGTGGGGGGTCGTGTGAGCTTGACGCCTGGCCGCCGCGGCCGTGCGCCGGGCGGAAGTGGCTGCCGTCCTGCACGGACGCGGGTGCGGGTACGGTCAACGTGGTACACGGCGGGCGCGGCGCCAGGCGCTTTGCCAATGGCGCCAGTGGTCCGCGCCGTTGACAGCGACGGCCGCCGCCACGGCGGGGATGGACACCAGCCCGAAGATCCAGGAGAGGGAGAACCCGAAGAGGATCGCCATCCCCGCAAAGCTCACCCCGGTGTACGTGGCGACCAACCGCTCGGCCAGTTCGGTGTACCGACTGGGCCCCTCGATCAGCAGCACGTTCGCGTAGTGCAGTACGAACCAGCCGCCGACCAGGATCAGTCCGAGATAGATGAGTGTCCAGAGCGGCCATGGTTCGTACAGTTCCTCCCACCGGTGGTGCACGCTCTCCTGCCAGGCCCACACAATGCCCTGCGATTCGGCGACGACGACCTCCGAGCTGTGTCGCTCACTCCAGTTCGGCCCGATCTGGAACGTCGGCTCCGAGGCCCCGTCGAGATACACGAACAGCACGGACAGGCCGCCCCAGTCATCCCGCTCGTCTGTTTTCGTGATGGCGGCGGTCCGCACAGGCAGGCACTGCTCGACACCACGCTCGGCGATACACGCCGCCACGACCTGTTGCTCGTGCTCGCGGTGGTGCGCCGGCCCGATGCGCCAGGCGCCCAGTCCCACGAGAACCAACCCGAACACGATGCCTGCGACCCACCATGAACTGCCGTTGTCTCGCCAGCGCATTGGGCAAGTAGAACAGCGAAAGGCGGAACCGTACAGGTGGTAGCGGATCCGCTGTTCCTGACCCTTCGTCGCACTGCGGACCTGGAGTCCGCCGAGCGGTCCTCCCTCGACCAGGGGGACCGCAGGGCGCGGCCAGGGCAACGACTGAATGTCCACCGCCTGCGGAGCAGGCGGCCCGGTTCGCTCTGCCAGCTGTGCAGCCTGGCGAACGAACTTGCTCACCAGTCACGGACGGTCACCGATCAAGGGACATGGCACAGCTTCTGAGATTGTTTTTTATGGTTTGTGAGCTTTGAGCTAATTACGTTCAGCGATGCTTTCTGGGTGCCTGGTCGATTTGCCCACGTCGTAACGGGTGGCGGGTCATCGGTTCCTCGAGCCAAGTGAGCTTCCTGGGCCGGGAGTTGATGGAACGGTCTTGGAGGACTACAGCCAGACGGGAAGTGGAGTCCTTGACGACGGGGTGTTCGGGGGTGGCTTCCGGCGGTGCGGGGTCCATCGGCTCGGTGCCGAGTGAGCCGGGGTTGTGGCCGGACACCCAGTGGCCGCAGCGCCGTCATCAGCTCAAGGCCCGATACGGCTGTGGAGCCGCGCGGGGTGATGACGCGGGTGGCGTAGACGCCTAGGGCGTGTCGCTCCGGTGGTGGCGCGGAGGTTCAGGCCTGCGGCGTGCCGTAGTCCGCCGCCAGGCGGGTGAGCCACTCGCGCAGCAGGCGCTGTTCGGCCTCGCTCAGCACGTCGGCGTCGTCGGGAAGGGCGGCGCGCAGCGCGCGGGCTGCCGGCGCGGGGCCGGACTCCGCGGCGGGGACCGTCGGTTCGGCGCGGGTGACGGCGGCGACCATGGACTCGCGAAGGATGGTCAGCAGCGCCGGGTTGCGGCGTTCCGCGGGGGTGGCGTGCCATGTGGTGACCCCGCCCTGGCCGGTGGCCTGGATGATCTGGGCGGCCAGGTCCTCGTCGACGCGCAGCCATCCCGAGGCCGCCAGCCGGCGCACCCGGGCGCGGAGGATCTCCAGGCCCGCGCGGTGTGCCGCGTCCGTCCCCGAGCCGGTGGCCCGGTTCATCAGGGCGAACAGTTCGGGGCGCGAGACTCCGAACTCCACCACCATGTCCCAGCCGCGGCGCAGCTCTTCCACCGGATCCTCGGGCGTGAGGTCGAGCTGCGCGTGCTTGCGCTCCAGGAACTGCGCGTAGCCGTGCTCGGCGACTGCGTGCAGCAGCCCTTCCTTGTCGCCGAAATGGCGGTAGATGGCCGGTGGCTGCATCCCGGCCGCGGCGGCGACCGCGCGGGTGCTCAGCGCGTCGGGGCCGCCGTTCTCCAGTAGCTCGACGGCCGCCTCGATGATGCGGTGGCGGGGGCTGTCGGGGGTGTCGCGGATCGGCATGTATCGATGATATCCGGGGTTTGCTTCCACCGTTAGTTCCAGTGTTATCGTGCGACTGATTCCACTGGAACCATTGCTGGGAGATCCTCATGATCATCGTGACCGGAGCCACCGGAAAGCTCGGCCGCCGCACCGTCGACCGCCTCCTGGAGCGTCTCCCCGCCGACCGCGTCGGCGTCAGTGTCCGCGACCCGCACAAGGCCCGGGACCTCGCCGAGCGCGGCGTCCGCGTCCGGCGCGGCAGCTTCGACGACCCCGCCTCGCTCCTCCACGCCTTCGAGGGCGCCGAACAGCTGCTGCTCGTCTCCCTCGACCGCACGGGCGAGGAGTGCGTCACCGGCCACCGTGCCGCGATCGACGCCGCCGTGAAGGCCGGAGCCGGCCGCATCCTGTACACCAGCCAGATGGGCGCCGCCCATGACTCCCGCTTCCAGGCATGCCGTGACCACGCCCGGACCGAGGACCTGCTGCGCGCCACCGGCCTGCCCTGGACCGCGTTGCGCAACGGCTTCTACGCCGCCAGCGCCCTGCAGTTCCTGGAGTCCGCCCGCCGCACCGGCGACATCGCCCTGCCCGCCGACGGCCCCGTCGCCTGGACCGGCCACGACGATCTCGCCGAGGCCACCGCGGCGATCCTCACCGACGAGGGCCGCTTCGAGGGGCCCACCCCGCCGCTCACCGGCCCGGCGGCGCTGGACTTCGACGCCGTCGCCGAGACAGCGGCCAAGGCCACTGGGCGGCCCTTCACCCGCACCGTCCTCCCCGACGACGCCTTCCGCGAACAGGCCCTGGCGCACGGCGCCCCCGCCCTGATCGCCGACCTGATGCTGAGCATCTTCGCGGCGGCACGCAACGGCGAGTTCACCGCCGTCGACCCGACCCTGGCCGAGCTGATCGGCCGGGAGCCCGCCACCTTCCGCACCGTGCTGGAGCACACCTGGGCCGCATAGACCCGGCGGCGCGCACCCGCCGCCGCGGCGGGATCCGGGCACGAAGCGTCGCGCGGTACACCTTGCCGGACGCTTCAGCGGCAGACCGGTCGACCTGGTACCCGTGCGGAGGCAGCGCCCAAGGTTGCAGGCAACGGAAGGTTACGGTGACGGGCACACACACTCCGTGAAGCCGGGAGGGCGCCTGGCCACGCACGGCAGGCGCCCTCTCGCAAAGAACGATCAGTCTGGCGAGTCGATGGCGGTCACGCCACGGTCGCCGAGGCGAGTTCCTCGGCGGCCTCGTCCGGCCTCTGCGCATCGTAGGAGACCTTCTCCGTGTCGAAGATCGAGACTTAGCAGGGGCCGTAGCCCACGTTCGCCGAGCCGCATCCGAGTGGCTGTCCCGCAGGCCAGTGTGGGTTCGGCATGCCGTCATCGCTCATGTGCGCCCGCTGCCAGATCCCGTTCCAGCTGAATGGGGTCTCCGGTACGAACCGGTGCCGCTGGCCGCACGGACATGGGGCCAGCACCCACGCGCACCCACGGCACAGCTCGACCCAGCCATGCCCGGTAGAGCTCAGCACTCGCGGTCCCTCGTCCCCGCAAGCCGTGCAGCCGGGCAGATCGGCGCCGTCCAGAAGCGCGTTCTGCCGCCGGACGTACTCGGACAGTCGCAGCGACGGGTGGCGAAACGGATCTTCGAACCAAGCACGCTCCGGGCCCTCCCACCAGCTCCGCAGCCACCACGGCCGAGGGTTCGGTACAGCCCGCCGCCCGCCCTGCTTCTCCGCCCGCCGCTGCACGGCGTACTCCTCTGCCCGCACGAGCCACAGCACCCGCGCCTCGTGCAGTTCCTCCACCGCCCGCGCCAGCGCGTCCGGGTCCGCCTCCAGCCTTCGGGGGATCGCGGCGCTGAGCGTGAGGTGGTGGTATGTCGCCCGCAGGCCGTAAGGAGCAAAAACGGTGAGACATGTGCGCAGCGCGCTGTGCCGCCGGTGCAAGGGGAGCTGGGCGTCGTGCACACGCGCCCGGTGGGACAGGAAGCTGGTCACTGTGTGAGCTCTAGGTCCAGCGCCCGGGCCAAGGCGGCCGTGACGGCGGCGGCGCGTGTCGGCAGGTGTTGTTCGGCCCAGGTTCCGGCAAGGCTGTGGAAGTCCCGCAAGTCCGCCTCGGCACCGGTGACGAGCGCGCGCACTTGGTCCACCGGCAGTTCGATCACCGGGCTTTGGTCCTTCGCGTCGGCGTCGAGAGTCAGCCGGACACTGTCGTCGACACGTTCGGCCGCCGAGGACGGGTCGGGACCGAAGTAGGAGCAGTCGGTGCCGTCTGGCACCTCCCGCCAGTCCCGCCAGGTCTCCAGGCCGTTGCAGCAGCCCGGCACGACGAAGACGGTGTCGGTGGCTATGTCAGTCACCCGGAACCCGCCGGCGACGAACATGTTGGGCATGGTGAGCAACCCATGCAGGAATGCGCCGAGCGGGTCGGTCGGGCACGGCCCGTGCTCCTCCTCCGGCTCGAAGTTGTTGCAGTCGGCGATCCGCAGAACCGCCGTGCCGACCTCCGCCGCAGTCAACTCCCCGTCCAGTACGAGGTAGCCGTACGACTCGTGCTCGCCAACCGGCCAGAGCGCGAAGTCGTCTGCGGCAAAGATCTCCAGAACGGGTTGCATCACAGTCACACAGGGATGATGCCGGACCCGATGCCACACCACCACAGGCTTTCGCTGCGGCATGAGGCCCGGCGGCCGCCC
This Streptomyces sp. NBC_00377 DNA region includes the following protein-coding sequences:
- a CDS encoding potassium channel family protein, encoding MSHDSRSITNFRGLAQLLPQLVLGLVGGIAVVALLLSWQVRKISRSQRPGLRAMEALGTTLPIYLLLFATTYRLIEHNASDRFSEPLSRSDALYFTVTVFSTVGFGDISPRSEPGLLVTEQMTANLLLVGVAARYVVAAVGQARTQQQAAGEDRTKGRRTRGDGRLGTDGTRRRLSGLRLRLGHLVSPRRSAQFLLRGRDGGVVGTKETWKRGARSWGLRVETYRPHMLPLCHPWLGAVTDPSDPLGAPTGLAGGRCGVWS
- a CDS encoding TetR/AcrR family transcriptional regulator; amino-acid sequence: MPIRDTPDSPRHRIIEAAVELLENGGPDALSTRAVAAAAGMQPPAIYRHFGDKEGLLHAVAEHGYAQFLERKHAQLDLTPEDPVEELRRGWDMVVEFGVSRPELFALMNRATGSGTDAAHRAGLEILRARVRRLAASGWLRVDEDLAAQIIQATGQGGVTTWHATPAERRNPALLTILRESMVAAVTRAEPTVPAAESGPAPAARALRAALPDDADVLSEAEQRLLREWLTRLAADYGTPQA
- a CDS encoding cellulose-binding protein, with amino-acid sequence MRRRFVAGAVAVLAASVGVGALAPSAGAAPTIGIRVDARTSLGTVPSSGVGLNTGFGDEHMGDAKVTSLMKAAGVRQLRYPGGSGADDYHWKTHTSGDGSGWIPSNTNFDRFMATAKKVGAQPILTANYGSGTPQEAADWVKYSNVDKGYGVKYWEIGNEVYGNGHYGNGKGWEIDNHADKSPREYGKNLVAYAKAMKAVDPTVKIGAVLTTPGGWPDKEKAPGDSADWNNTVLSIAGSSIDFVIVHWYPGGTTTADLLNTPSRIAGTTSELRSLIAKYAGSRAASVEIAVTETDGVGSPALTSQAAALFAPDTYMTWFEQGATHVDWWNLHNGTDQAPTTVNGQTDYQDGGILSAGTCAGGKCEPPRDTTFPTYWGIRSLTSLAKPGDTIVKSSSGNSSVTVHAVRNSTGGLNVMLTNKSPQNAAQVSLSYAGFTPAAGAVTTVSYAKGGTALTTAKRGTAVAQTLPPYSITTLQLKPAPGTAIADKPTPAPTPTAPTPVVSSSGTIGTRAQGGISAPVGQASPSSASGDLASTGASNAVVTYSAFGGLLVIAAGGVLVLRGRRRRGLHGK
- a CDS encoding SDR family oxidoreductase — translated: MIIVTGATGKLGRRTVDRLLERLPADRVGVSVRDPHKARDLAERGVRVRRGSFDDPASLLHAFEGAEQLLLVSLDRTGEECVTGHRAAIDAAVKAGAGRILYTSQMGAAHDSRFQACRDHARTEDLLRATGLPWTALRNGFYAASALQFLESARRTGDIALPADGPVAWTGHDDLAEATAAILTDEGRFEGPTPPLTGPAALDFDAVAETAAKATGRPFTRTVLPDDAFREQALAHGAPALIADLMLSIFAAARNGEFTAVDPTLAELIGREPATFRTVLEHTWAA